One Rossellomorea aquimaris DNA window includes the following coding sequences:
- a CDS encoding ABC-2 family transporter protein, with the protein MFYVRMFFQYVAQYMKIRLQYRADLVVEILSDLLFQAVNLVFILVVFGHTQLLSGWTRDEIIFIYGFFLIPFALFSSFFNIWDFNDRYVVKGEFDRILTRPIHSLFQIILERMELESLFGVITGLSVMFYAGGRLDITFEWYEPVLFILFVIGGALVYAGIFIALASIGFWSDAKTSIMPMMYNIGNYGRYPVDIYNKVIRFVLTWILPFAFVGVYPSAFFLEKTEWYPYSFLTPFVGIGFFIFSIVLWNEGVKRYRGAGN; encoded by the coding sequence ATGTTTTATGTAAGGATGTTTTTTCAATATGTCGCCCAATATATGAAGATCAGGCTGCAATACAGGGCCGACCTGGTTGTCGAGATTCTTTCTGATTTACTGTTTCAGGCAGTTAACCTCGTATTTATCCTGGTTGTGTTTGGCCATACTCAGCTGTTGAGCGGATGGACAAGAGACGAAATTATTTTCATATATGGTTTCTTCCTGATCCCGTTTGCACTATTCAGTTCGTTCTTCAACATTTGGGACTTTAACGACCGGTATGTGGTGAAGGGAGAGTTCGACCGGATCCTGACCCGCCCCATACACAGCTTATTTCAAATAATCTTAGAGCGAATGGAACTGGAGTCTCTTTTCGGAGTGATAACGGGCCTCTCGGTTATGTTCTACGCCGGGGGAAGACTGGATATAACCTTTGAATGGTACGAGCCCGTTTTATTTATCCTCTTTGTAATCGGGGGAGCTCTTGTGTATGCAGGAATCTTCATCGCCCTTGCAAGCATCGGGTTCTGGTCGGATGCGAAAACGTCGATCATGCCGATGATGTACAATATCGGTAACTATGGAAGGTACCCCGTTGATATCTATAATAAAGTGATTCGTTTCGTATTAACCTGGATTCTTCCATTCGCGTTTGTTGGAGTCTATCCATCTGCCTTTTTCCTGGAAAAGACGGAATGGTATCCATATTCGTTTCTGACTCCATTTGTGGGCATCGGATTTTTCATCTTCTCGATCGTGTTATGGAATGAAGGAGTGAAACGATACAGAGGTGCAGGTAACTAG
- a CDS encoding ion channel produces MLYIFGFFILFCMVMSLRALFYPSRWKEHHVSLHHFLFLGMSYITIMVGFGLLFALLELEGVPILVEGGKPLTGDFLDHFFTTMYFSGITLFSVGYGDVTPVGIGRGIALIESWLGYTIPAAFVVKSFLNYENK; encoded by the coding sequence ATGCTTTATATCTTTGGGTTTTTCATTCTGTTCTGCATGGTGATGAGTTTACGGGCCTTATTTTATCCTTCAAGGTGGAAAGAGCATCACGTTTCACTTCATCATTTTCTCTTTTTAGGAATGAGTTATATCACGATCATGGTTGGATTCGGTCTTCTGTTTGCTCTCCTTGAGCTTGAAGGGGTTCCGATTCTCGTTGAAGGAGGAAAACCCTTAACGGGAGACTTTCTCGATCATTTTTTTACCACGATGTATTTCAGCGGTATCACCCTTTTCTCAGTAGGATACGGGGACGTAACCCCTGTTGGTATCGGGAGGGGAATTGCCCTCATTGAGTCATGGCTCGGTTACACCATACCAGCCGCCTTTGTCGTGAAATCATTTTTAAACTATGAAAACAAGTAG